The window TTGTTACCCAGTATGAACGAAAATTCTTGAGTTTCGTTGGTGAGTAGCGATagatattatcaattttgaataaaatatgCTATCTGTAACAACTTTTTGATAGTTTTACAGCTTTTTTCTTAGGTGGCAGTTAAACCAATAACGACATAATAAACTACAATGGCTAAGCAATCATTAGGTATGTGGGAAAAATAGAGGATAACATTTTAAAATGAATCGAGTAGCATGGAAAAATGGACAAATACGACATATACAAGCATGGAAAATGATACACACACTAGCTATACTGAAAGGAGATTCCAACGTAATCAAGATAGAAACAGGAAATTATATCCATTAAACAAGGAGAGAAGTTGCAATTTATTTCGCAACTGCATAGAACGTGATAATCCAGTGggtaataaaatataaaatttgtCATATTTCTTGTATTTCCATCATCAACtataaaatcattttcataCAAGTCTCTCACCTCAAGATCAATTACTAACAATAACTCATATCTCTTatgatattaaattaaaatagACGTCACCTCTGACAGAAGAAAGGCTAGAAAGGCATACTTCACTGCCCCATCCTCCGTTCGTCGTGTTTTATTATCTGCTCCATTATCTAAGGAATTAAGAGAACAATACGGTATCAAAGCTTTGCCAATCAGAagagatgatgaagttttGGTTGCTCGTGGTGCCAAGAAGGGTCAAGAAGGTAAGGTTTCTTCTGTTTACAGATTGAAATTCTCCATTCAAGTGGATAAGGTTACTAAGGAAAAATCTAACGGTGCCTCCGTCCCAATTAATATTCATCCATCTAAGGTTGTCATCACCAAGTTGCATTTGGACAAAGACAGAAAGGCTTTGATTCAAAGAAAGGGTGGTAAGttagaataaataaattaaaacaTAAAAATCTCATAACTTTTAAATAAGATAAcaagataataataataataataataataataataataataataatataaaaagTAAATCAAAGTTTGACTCGTTGCTGAAAATTTTAGGTTGCTAGAGATATTGTCATTCCAATTCCtcttattatttggattttttTATGTTAGATAATGACTTAAATCAAGGATTTGCAGAGGACGTTAAACCTGGTTGGAAATTATGTTACGTGAATGTTAGCTCAACGATTGTGCCAGTATTTGAAGTTCGGCTCCAAAAATAACTGGTGAAGGCAATAGAGGGAAAATTAATTGTAGCATAGAAAAAGATAAAGGAAATTTTAAAGCAAAATGAAACGCTAAGATCAAAAAACTATGATAAAGTTGTTTATCATCGTAGATGGCATTCTGACCAAAATTGTCATCTTCCTATGAGATCGGACGCTTTGGCGTTCCGAATAGGCCGCCTCTGCATAATACAGGTGACAGTCGCGCTTTGAGTTCCAAAACTAGATAATAAAACTACGTGGAAACGGGTACAGACTCAATTTGATTTTCTTAAACATATGCAGGATTGgacaaaaaattgaatgaataatcttttagtcagaagaagaatttcacCTTTTCTTCCTTCGAAGAAAAAACTTGCCCTATTAAGCAAATATTCTTCTATTAACTGTTCGAAGCTTAACGAGTTGCAAATTCTGGCTGAAATTCATGCCTTCTGGTATATGATCGAGGTTAACGAGGATTGGTCCTCCTCAATTTACGGACATTTCATTATAGTAACTAAAGAAAGATATATATCAAATAGTGCTATGGAGTATTCTTACTTGAATTTAGTTTTAGGGTTATCCACAGGATAAACTACATCCTAACTATGATGAGTTTACCTTATATGAAATAAATGTCTTGAACTCAGTTCAAGATAACAAAACAGAGcagaaagaatattattttttttagtttAGAATTTGGGctatataaatataaaaaatatttgtttaaCAATGACAGCATGCTTCGAAAGAAATAATGTAAAAGTTTAGttttaaaaaagaaaagtagacaaaattattagtatAACCAACAAAACCAATTCTggtttgtttattattgatgCCGAAgaattcttttcttttgatgTATCGGAGggatttgtttctttgtttgataaactttctttttctctGTTAGTAggttcatttttcaatttcttcttaattgtttcaaatgcTTTTTTGCATTGCTTTTGTGGTTGTTTCTCTAAGCTCTGTGAGTTGAAATAAACAAGgttattttcaattggaCAAACGATTGCCGTAGCGtcattttggaaatatattttacTTATTTCCAAGCTGAGTTTTTGAATTGTGGAACAGTCCGAATATATTCCATATTTGCCAGTTCTTCCATCCGCCATTACGTCTGTACAATCAACTTGACTGCAGACATGATCAAATAAATAGTCGTAGGCGCTGGAATCTTCAGTTGGTAAAACCAAACAAGGAACTTCATCGAGGCAAGAGCATTTCAAAAGATCAGGGGTTGGTGGTAAATTTGTACTTGCCTCCCAATCTGTGCCTATTTCCGCTGGTGGACACTCAATGTTTGAGATCTTATGATCagttttcaaatattctgTCCTAGTAACTCCCTTTGTTTCCACTTTGGAAAACTCTTTTTCCAAATACCTAAAGTCAtctaaaatttcaatatcacCCTCATCATTTAGTTTAACCACACCGtaattattttcttcttcgaAATACATGTATACAAGCCCCCCAGACCAAACCTGGGACATTCTTGACCCATAAATTGCACCAATTTCAGTAAAAGGACGTGGTCTGACCAGATTACAACCAAATTCTGAGAAAAAAACTGGTACCGGATAgctttcaaattcttttgtGCGTTCTCTGTAACCACTTGTACCATAGGAGGAATAACCACACCATTCATACATAT is drawn from Naumovozyma castellii chromosome 10, complete genome and contains these coding sequences:
- the NCAS0J00740 gene encoding 60S ribosomal protein uL24 (ancestral locus Anc_4.176) codes for the protein MAKQSLDVTSDRRKARKAYFTAPSSVRRVLLSAPLSKELREQYGIKALPIRRDDEVLVARGAKKGQEGKVSSVYRLKFSIQVDKVTKEKSNGASVPINIHPSKVVITKLHLDKDRKALIQRKGGKLE
- the GAS2 gene encoding 1,3-beta-glucanosyltransferase (ancestral locus Anc_4.174): MFGIVLLLTILVFKILALEVSGLSNEKENDIATIEVIGNKFFYSNTDEQFFMKGIAYQPSRSLSELEDTTESFETKYIDPLSNPKTCLRDIHYLKKLHINTIRVYSIDPLKNHDDCMNALANEGIYVLVDLAEPDISIVRDTPTWDVTLLTRYQNVVDAMNKYTNVLGFFAGNEVNNSRNNTFASPFVKAAIRDIKQYIKEKEYRQIPVGYSSNDDSETRDNLAKYFVCDEHKADFYGINMYEWCGYSSYGTSGYRERTKEFESYPVPVFFSEFGCNLVRPRPFTEIGAIYGSRMSQVWSGGLVYMYFEEENNYGVVKLNDEGDIEILDDFRYLEKEFSKVETKGVTRTEYLKTDHKISNIECPPAEIGTDWEASTNLPPTPDLLKCSCLDEVPCLVLPTEDSSAYDYLFDHVCSQVDCTDVMADGRTGKYGIYSDCSTIQKLSLEISKIYFQNDATAIVCPIENNLVYFNSQSLEKQPQKQCKKAFETIKKKLKNEPTNREKESLSNKETNPSDTSKEKNSSASIINKPELVLLVILIILSTFLF